The following proteins are encoded in a genomic region of Streptomyces lunaelactis:
- a CDS encoding glycoside hydrolase family 15 protein, with product MAGRIEDYAIIGDLEAAALVGRDGAIDWLCMPRFDSPACFASLLGSEDNGQWWISPADRRPCNRRSYRGDTLVLESVWETVGGAVKLIDFMPPRGEVPQIVRIVEGLSGQVHMRGELKLRFDNGRIVPWTRAMDSSTVSAVAGPDSAFLRCDRGVRMSDSKTCTTLDFSVSAGQRIAFVLGWSPSHVAAMPDVDTEAAMEKTLEFWRRWTAKCRYEGPWRDVVMRSLITLKALTYAPTGGIVAAATTSLPEYIGGDRNWDYRFCWLRDSTFTLSCLLRSGYREEAVAWKDWLVRAVAGEPSDLQPLYGVAGQRRLVETPAWWLPGYEGSQPVRFGNAAVDQLQLDVYGEVLNTVYSAVRAGVPIDRHVWSLMASFMQYLEKHWEEPDAGFWEVRGPRRHFVHSKIMSWVAADRALRLARVAGQRNSTERWRAMRREIRDEVCRQGWDDELGYFVQSYGSRRIDASALLLPRLGFLPPDDRRVLGTVEAVRRLDHHGFLRRYSVDDGGQDQVDGMSCGEGTFLACSLWYADALAMTGRQDEARAVFERVLAVRNDVGLLAEEWDPVARRQLGNTPQAFSHVALVNTAFALHGTRNQPRRSSGTR from the coding sequence ATGGCGGGGCGAATCGAAGACTATGCCATCATCGGAGACCTTGAGGCGGCGGCTCTCGTCGGCCGGGACGGGGCCATCGACTGGTTGTGCATGCCGCGCTTCGATTCCCCCGCCTGTTTCGCTTCCCTCCTCGGCAGCGAGGACAACGGTCAGTGGTGGATCTCGCCGGCCGACCGGCGTCCCTGCAACCGGCGCTCCTACCGCGGTGACACGCTGGTGCTGGAATCGGTGTGGGAGACCGTCGGCGGCGCTGTGAAGCTCATCGACTTCATGCCGCCCCGCGGGGAGGTCCCGCAGATCGTACGGATCGTGGAAGGTCTGTCCGGACAGGTCCACATGCGGGGCGAGTTGAAGTTGCGCTTCGACAACGGCCGTATCGTGCCGTGGACCCGAGCCATGGACAGCAGCACGGTGTCGGCGGTCGCGGGACCCGACTCCGCCTTCCTCCGCTGCGACCGCGGCGTGAGGATGTCCGACAGCAAGACCTGCACGACCCTCGACTTCTCGGTCTCCGCGGGACAGCGCATCGCCTTCGTCCTCGGCTGGAGCCCCTCGCATGTGGCTGCCATGCCGGACGTCGACACCGAAGCAGCAATGGAGAAAACGCTGGAATTCTGGCGGAGATGGACGGCGAAGTGCCGGTACGAAGGGCCTTGGCGGGATGTCGTCATGCGTTCCCTGATCACCCTCAAGGCACTGACCTACGCGCCGACGGGCGGAATTGTCGCCGCGGCCACCACCTCACTGCCGGAATACATTGGCGGAGACCGCAATTGGGACTACCGGTTCTGCTGGCTGCGCGATTCCACGTTCACACTCTCCTGCCTGTTGCGCAGCGGATATCGCGAGGAGGCGGTGGCCTGGAAGGACTGGCTGGTGCGAGCCGTGGCAGGTGAACCCTCCGATCTCCAGCCGCTGTACGGCGTGGCCGGACAGCGCCGACTGGTCGAGACACCCGCCTGGTGGCTGCCCGGCTACGAGGGCTCCCAGCCGGTCCGCTTCGGCAACGCGGCCGTCGACCAGCTGCAACTCGACGTCTACGGCGAAGTCCTGAACACCGTGTACTCGGCCGTGCGGGCCGGGGTTCCGATCGACCGCCATGTGTGGAGTCTCATGGCCTCGTTCATGCAGTACCTCGAAAAGCACTGGGAGGAACCGGACGCGGGATTCTGGGAAGTCAGAGGCCCCCGGCGGCACTTCGTCCACTCCAAGATCATGTCCTGGGTCGCCGCCGACCGCGCACTGCGGCTGGCCCGGGTGGCGGGACAGCGGAACTCCACAGAGCGCTGGCGGGCGATGCGACGGGAGATCCGCGACGAGGTGTGCCGCCAAGGCTGGGACGACGAGCTGGGATACTTCGTCCAGTCCTACGGGTCCCGCCGCATCGACGCCTCGGCACTGCTGCTCCCGAGGCTCGGCTTCCTCCCCCCGGACGACCGCCGGGTGCTGGGCACAGTGGAGGCTGTACGCAGGCTCGACCACCACGGATTCCTGCGGCGCTACTCCGTGGACGACGGCGGCCAGGACCAGGTGGACGGCATGAGCTGCGGGGAAGGAACCTTCCTCGCCTGCTCGTTGTGGTACGCCGACGCGCTCGCCATGACCGGCCGTCAGGACGAGGCCCGCGCGGTCTTCGAACGCGTGCTGGCCGTACGCAACGACGTCGGCCTGCTCGCGGAGGAGTGGGACCCGGTCGCACGCCGCCAGCTCGGCAATACTCCGCAGGCCTTCAGCCATGTGGCCCTGGTGAACACGGCGTTCGCCCTGCACGGCACACGCAACCAACCGCGCCGATCGAGCGGCACACGTTAG
- a CDS encoding MFS transporter — protein sequence MWPLYAAGFTTAFGAHGIAASLGGFSDDAVTSLLVLGGLLALYDGAEVLLKPVFGSLADRIGGKPVLLGGLIAFAAASTLYAIADSPGRLWAARLGQGVAASAFSPSASALVARLNPAAKHGRAFGSYGFYKSIGYTLGPLLGGVLVWAGGLRLLFAVMAVLGAAVALWAMLAVPHVPPLPRKRQTVADLARRLTDRAFLAPTAALAGATAALSVGVGFLPVSGAAAGLGTVATGAAVSVLAASAAVVQPRAGRALDEGRLATRTGLGAGLLITAAGLAAAMLPGLAGVLIAAALIGIGTGLITPLGFAALAESTPEERLGQTMGSAELGRELGDAGGPLLVAAVASVASLTYGYAALAALLSIAPLLVLTGQRRTAPARE from the coding sequence ATGTGGCCGCTGTACGCAGCCGGATTCACGACCGCCTTCGGCGCCCACGGCATCGCGGCCAGCCTCGGCGGATTCTCCGACGACGCGGTGACCTCACTTCTTGTACTCGGCGGCCTGCTCGCCCTGTACGACGGCGCCGAGGTGCTCCTCAAGCCCGTCTTCGGCTCGCTCGCCGACCGGATCGGCGGCAAGCCCGTTCTGCTCGGCGGGCTGATCGCCTTCGCCGCCGCCTCCACGCTCTACGCCATTGCCGACAGCCCCGGCCGGCTGTGGGCGGCCCGTCTCGGCCAGGGCGTCGCGGCCTCCGCCTTCTCCCCGTCGGCGTCCGCGCTCGTCGCTCGGCTCAACCCGGCCGCCAAGCACGGGCGGGCGTTCGGCAGTTACGGCTTCTACAAGTCCATCGGCTACACCCTCGGCCCGCTCCTCGGCGGTGTGCTGGTGTGGGCGGGCGGACTGCGGCTGCTGTTCGCCGTGATGGCCGTGCTCGGCGCGGCCGTCGCCCTGTGGGCCATGCTCGCCGTGCCGCACGTACCGCCGCTGCCCCGCAAGCGGCAGACCGTTGCCGACCTCGCGCGCCGGCTGACCGACCGCGCTTTCCTCGCCCCGACGGCCGCACTCGCCGGCGCGACCGCCGCGCTCTCCGTCGGCGTCGGCTTCCTGCCCGTCTCCGGCGCGGCGGCCGGGCTCGGCACCGTGGCCACGGGAGCCGCAGTCTCCGTGCTCGCCGCGAGCGCCGCCGTCGTGCAGCCCCGGGCAGGGCGGGCGCTGGACGAGGGGCGCCTGGCCACGCGGACGGGGCTCGGCGCCGGCCTGCTGATCACCGCGGCGGGACTTGCGGCCGCGATGCTGCCCGGCCTTGCCGGAGTGCTGATCGCGGCCGCGCTGATCGGCATCGGCACGGGCCTGATCACCCCGCTCGGCTTCGCCGCCCTGGCGGAGTCCACCCCCGAGGAACGGCTCGGCCAGACCATGGGCTCCGCCGAACTCGGCCGCGAACTCGGCGACGCCGGCGGTCCCTTGCTCGTGGCGGCTGTCGCCTCGGTCGCCAGTCTCACCTACGGTTACGCAGCCCTCGCAGCGTTGCTGTCCATCGCCCCGTTGCTCGTACTCACCGGGCAGCGCCGCACGGCGCCGGCTCGCGAATAG
- a CDS encoding Chromate resistance protein ChrB translates to MTERGTDRRVRWLLLLIRLPAEPSRHRVAVWRELRKAGALSLGQGVWAVPDVPAFADGVDRAIALTRRAEGEAIALEAAGRDAQDAARFQALFTAARSADWAEFLADCGKFEQEIAKEIRIAKLTLAELEEEEQSLERLRRWHRDLTARDVFGAPEAAESGDRLKQCAAVCEDYAERVFRALHDAGGPDTP, encoded by the coding sequence GTGACAGAACGCGGAACGGATCGCAGGGTGCGATGGCTCCTGCTGCTGATCAGACTTCCCGCGGAGCCGTCCCGGCACCGCGTCGCCGTCTGGCGGGAGTTGCGCAAGGCCGGCGCGCTCTCGCTGGGCCAGGGCGTCTGGGCCGTACCGGATGTACCGGCCTTCGCCGACGGGGTGGACAGGGCGATCGCGCTGACTCGGCGAGCGGAGGGCGAGGCCATCGCGCTGGAGGCGGCCGGACGCGATGCCCAGGACGCGGCCCGCTTCCAGGCGTTGTTCACTGCCGCGCGCTCGGCGGACTGGGCGGAGTTCCTGGCCGACTGCGGCAAGTTCGAGCAGGAGATCGCCAAGGAGATCCGCATCGCCAAACTCACTCTGGCCGAACTGGAGGAAGAGGAGCAGAGCTTGGAGCGGCTGCGGCGCTGGCATCGCGATCTGACCGCACGTGATGTGTTCGGAGCCCCGGAAGCCGCGGAGTCCGGCGATCGCCTCAAGCAGTGCGCCGCGGTCTGTGAGGACTACGCCGAGCGCGTCTTCCGTGCGCTGCACGACGCGGGCGGGCCGGATACGCCATGA
- a CDS encoding DUF5988 family protein, giving the protein MSSKAVLEGGPDDLPERIVPITPPGQELKIPHRGGYEHFKVTSRHQDSPEGRLPVYEWWERTEIAE; this is encoded by the coding sequence ATGTCGAGCAAAGCAGTCCTTGAGGGTGGGCCGGATGATCTGCCCGAGCGGATCGTCCCCATCACCCCTCCCGGACAAGAGCTGAAGATTCCGCACCGCGGCGGGTACGAGCACTTCAAGGTCACGTCGCGGCACCAGGACAGCCCCGAGGGACGGCTGCCCGTCTACGAATGGTGGGAACGGACAGAGATTGCCGAATAG
- a CDS encoding alpha/beta fold hydrolase → MTTISLKTAPLREGLTLPYAEAGYPGGTPVVFVHAIADSWWTFEHLLRRLPVSLHGYAPTQRGHGDADRPPDGYRPEDFAADLVAFLDTVGLERALLVGTSSGGVPARIVAGSHPDRISGLVLIGVPATLADKPAVTRIWETVQGLSDPVPREFVEDLMTGMVARPVARGLIETMIDESLKVPAHVWRETLRGLLEADLPATLAGILVPTLVIWGDQDDFLPRSDQQAILDAIHGARLVTYEGAGHVVHWEQPERVIADLVDFAALTAPASPGTP, encoded by the coding sequence ATGACCACGATCTCCCTCAAGACCGCGCCTCTGCGGGAAGGGCTCACCCTCCCGTACGCCGAGGCCGGCTACCCCGGTGGCACGCCGGTCGTCTTCGTACACGCGATCGCCGACTCATGGTGGACCTTCGAACACCTGCTGAGGCGTCTCCCGGTGTCCCTGCACGGCTACGCGCCCACCCAACGCGGCCACGGTGACGCCGACCGCCCTCCCGACGGTTACCGGCCCGAGGACTTCGCCGCCGATCTCGTGGCCTTCCTCGACACCGTCGGGCTCGAACGCGCCCTGCTGGTCGGAACCTCCAGCGGCGGCGTGCCCGCCCGGATCGTCGCCGGCAGCCACCCCGATCGCATCTCGGGGCTGGTACTGATCGGCGTCCCCGCCACGCTCGCGGACAAGCCCGCGGTGACCAGGATCTGGGAGACCGTCCAGGGCCTCTCCGATCCCGTCCCCCGCGAGTTCGTCGAGGACCTCATGACCGGTATGGTGGCCCGCCCGGTCGCCCGAGGCCTCATCGAGACGATGATCGACGAAAGCCTCAAAGTCCCCGCCCACGTCTGGAGGGAGACCCTGCGCGGACTGCTCGAAGCCGATCTGCCCGCCACCCTCGCGGGCATCCTGGTGCCGACCCTCGTCATCTGGGGCGACCAGGACGACTTCCTGCCGCGCAGCGATCAGCAGGCCATCCTCGACGCCATCCACGGTGCGCGCCTCGTCACGTACGAAGGCGCGGGTCACGTCGTTCACTGGGAGCAGCCGGAGCGCGTCATCGCCGACCTCGTGGACTTCGCCGCGCTCACCGCACCCGCGTCCCCCGGTACTCCGTGA
- a CDS encoding DMT family transporter has protein sequence MHTLLPVLFALCAALSNAVATVLQRQAALSVPRSDGFRAGLMLDLLRRPVWLAGILAVIAAAVCQAVALATGPLTVVQPLFVLELPLTLIVASLLLHRHLSRGGWVAVAGVVAGLGVALAAASPTGNRTHVSLERWIPALAVCMGAVAVLALAALRRPEGRARAACLGAATAISYAVTAALMKAAMHILDDQGVVAFFTAWQTYAFAAVGAGALFLLENAMQAGPLVASQPAITLGDATVSLALGIAVYEEHVRSGWWLVPQLLGAAMIAAGVLALSRIPLTRSLVAPDEPLRSADTP, from the coding sequence GTGCACACCCTGCTGCCGGTCCTCTTCGCGCTCTGCGCGGCGCTGAGCAACGCCGTCGCCACGGTGCTGCAGCGGCAGGCGGCCCTGAGCGTGCCGCGCTCCGACGGCTTCCGCGCGGGGCTGATGCTCGATCTGCTGCGGCGCCCCGTCTGGCTGGCCGGAATCCTCGCCGTCATCGCCGCCGCCGTCTGCCAGGCGGTGGCCCTGGCGACCGGACCGCTGACGGTTGTTCAGCCCCTCTTCGTACTCGAACTGCCGCTCACCCTGATCGTCGCCTCACTGCTGCTGCACCGGCACCTGTCCCGCGGCGGCTGGGTGGCCGTAGCCGGTGTGGTGGCGGGTCTCGGCGTCGCCCTGGCCGCCGCGTCACCCACGGGCAACCGCACGCACGTATCGCTGGAGCGCTGGATCCCCGCGCTGGCGGTGTGCATGGGAGCGGTGGCCGTGCTCGCCCTGGCGGCACTCAGACGCCCCGAGGGCCGGGCGCGGGCGGCGTGTCTCGGCGCGGCCACCGCCATCAGTTACGCGGTGACCGCGGCGCTGATGAAGGCGGCGATGCACATCCTGGACGACCAGGGGGTCGTGGCGTTCTTCACCGCCTGGCAGACGTACGCCTTCGCGGCGGTCGGCGCGGGCGCGCTGTTCCTGCTGGAGAACGCGATGCAGGCCGGCCCCCTGGTCGCTTCCCAGCCGGCGATCACCCTCGGCGACGCGACGGTGAGCCTGGCCCTCGGTATCGCGGTCTACGAGGAACACGTCCGCTCCGGCTGGTGGCTGGTGCCGCAACTGCTCGGCGCCGCCATGATCGCCGCGGGTGTCCTCGCGCTGTCCCGGATCCCGCTCACGCGGTCACTGGTCGCGCCCGACGAGCCGCTGCGAAGTGCCGACACGCCCTGA
- a CDS encoding FUSC family protein produces the protein MHRAIRVTTASCAGFYLFVYGVDRPETALYALFGPVALGILSPIPGSGRQRAAVILRALPGGLVLITLGTVLAVHTWAAVLGMLVVGFALTFAAVAGPRPAGAAPGLQLFYILACFPPYAPDTLGARLAGLTLGVLLLAACEVYLLPTPPTATYRQSLADAVTIAGRAAAAAASGDLSAEGADDSADRLRETGRQLRLSRLPPAERPAGAGRADRALAQAGAAARRLLDQLAHLRHTPPTVSVVATATSGRGANADATGQGTKADAGATGQGTKADAGAETDADAASADLLGRVAALCEATATALRTGRPPPRSGPPVLDAAMRDFQGLRITQATGPPQSVPPAPVLRRQSSVLALTESARILQTAVRVGLDGRRRPPIPPRELFWYADTPTYLLWWRRLTGHMTLRSVLFQNAVRTALGLGAARLVAGSLDLSHGFWVLLAVLTLGRTTAGGTWTAVRSALAGTLAGALATGTLLLVVGRHTDAYAAVLVPAMLAAFALGPLLGIAWAQALFTLVVSAAFAQIAPASWQLAEDRIVDVATGSAIGLLCGLLAWPAGARREVRRTMAALLRSCGPLITGTVEVLLATPPGTAPLPPTRPVLHRLRLAEAAYLQYRSEPGDRPEVSMDWHAVLITANHILLGAHWLPRFDLPERTVTPEATALARTTAGHLVLATDRVAAICAGEGPPPQPPAVPAYRSPTEVRGHSPLPALIDLEHWLNSLTAQLARIESSVPPGR, from the coding sequence GTGCACCGCGCGATCCGGGTCACCACCGCCTCCTGCGCCGGGTTCTATCTGTTCGTGTACGGCGTGGACCGGCCGGAAACGGCGCTGTACGCCCTGTTCGGGCCAGTGGCACTCGGGATCCTTTCCCCGATCCCCGGATCCGGCCGGCAGCGGGCCGCAGTGATCCTGCGCGCCCTGCCCGGGGGCCTGGTGCTGATCACTCTGGGGACGGTGCTGGCCGTACACACATGGGCGGCCGTCCTCGGGATGCTGGTCGTCGGTTTCGCCCTCACCTTCGCGGCGGTCGCGGGACCCCGCCCCGCCGGAGCCGCACCCGGGCTTCAGCTCTTCTACATCCTGGCCTGCTTCCCGCCCTACGCGCCGGACACCCTCGGGGCACGGCTGGCCGGCCTCACCCTGGGCGTGCTCCTCCTCGCCGCCTGCGAGGTCTACCTGCTGCCCACGCCCCCGACGGCCACCTACCGGCAGAGCCTGGCGGACGCCGTGACGATCGCGGGCCGGGCCGCCGCTGCGGCGGCGTCCGGCGACCTGTCCGCCGAGGGCGCCGACGACTCGGCGGACCGGCTGCGGGAGACCGGCCGGCAGCTGCGCCTCTCCCGTCTTCCGCCCGCCGAACGACCCGCCGGGGCCGGTCGCGCCGACCGCGCCCTGGCCCAAGCCGGCGCCGCCGCACGCAGACTGCTGGACCAACTGGCGCACCTGCGTCACACCCCACCGACCGTCTCCGTCGTCGCCACCGCCACGAGCGGCCGGGGCGCGAACGCCGACGCGACCGGTCAAGGCACGAAAGCCGACGCCGGCGCGACCGGTCAAGGCACGAAAGCCGACGCCGGCGCGGAGACGGACGCGGACGCCGCGTCCGCCGATCTCCTCGGCCGCGTCGCGGCACTCTGCGAGGCCACAGCGACAGCCCTGCGCACCGGCCGGCCGCCCCCGCGCTCCGGTCCGCCTGTCCTGGACGCAGCGATGCGCGACTTCCAGGGACTGCGCATCACGCAGGCGACCGGACCGCCGCAGTCCGTACCGCCCGCACCGGTACTGCGCCGCCAGTCCTCGGTCCTGGCACTGACCGAATCGGCCCGGATCCTTCAGACCGCCGTACGAGTCGGCCTGGACGGCAGGCGCAGACCGCCGATCCCGCCGCGAGAACTCTTCTGGTACGCGGACACACCCACCTACCTGCTGTGGTGGCGCCGCCTCACCGGCCATATGACGCTGCGTTCGGTCCTGTTCCAGAACGCCGTCCGGACCGCCCTCGGGCTCGGTGCCGCCCGTCTGGTCGCCGGTTCACTCGATCTGTCCCACGGCTTCTGGGTACTTCTCGCCGTGCTCACCCTCGGCCGCACCACCGCCGGGGGGACATGGACAGCCGTGCGTTCGGCGCTGGCCGGCACTCTCGCCGGCGCGCTCGCGACCGGCACCCTGCTGCTCGTCGTCGGGCGGCACACCGACGCGTACGCGGCGGTGCTCGTGCCCGCCATGCTGGCCGCGTTCGCACTCGGACCGCTGCTCGGGATCGCCTGGGCACAGGCCCTGTTCACGCTGGTGGTGTCGGCCGCGTTCGCCCAGATCGCCCCCGCCTCCTGGCAACTCGCCGAGGACAGGATCGTGGACGTCGCCACGGGCAGCGCGATCGGTCTGCTGTGCGGACTGCTCGCCTGGCCGGCCGGTGCCCGGCGCGAGGTACGAAGAACTATGGCCGCTCTGCTGCGCTCCTGCGGACCCCTGATCACCGGGACCGTCGAAGTGCTCCTGGCCACCCCGCCGGGAACAGCGCCCCTGCCGCCCACGCGCCCCGTGCTGCACCGACTGCGCCTCGCCGAGGCTGCGTATCTCCAGTACCGGAGCGAACCGGGCGACCGGCCGGAGGTGTCCATGGACTGGCACGCCGTGCTCATCACGGCGAATCACATCCTGCTCGGCGCCCACTGGCTGCCTCGCTTCGACCTGCCCGAGAGAACCGTCACCCCGGAAGCCACCGCCTTGGCCCGTACAACAGCAGGCCATCTCGTCCTGGCCACCGACCGGGTCGCCGCAATCTGCGCCGGGGAGGGACCACCACCGCAGCCGCCGGCTGTTCCCGCGTATCGTTCGCCCACCGAGGTACGAGGCCACTCTCCCCTGCCCGCGCTGATCGACCTCGAACACTGGCTGAACAGCCTCACCGCTCAACTCGCCCGCATCGAGAGCTCGGTGCCGCCCGGGAGGTGA
- a CDS encoding VOC family protein, whose product MLTTTYVQGAPNWLDLGSPDIEAAAAFYGAVFGWELQSMGPEAGGYGFFQLDGKTVAAVGPLTEEGATSSWTPYFQTADADATTKAVEQAGGTVRVPPDDVFTAGRLAAYTDPTGAQFAVWQPGDNKGLDVVTDVNTLSWTELYTTDAAAAKDFYRSVFSWDYEDMPFPGVTYSVVSPAGGGQEATQGGIMQLQKENLDAGSGSEWHPYFEVADVDATFAKAAERGATTLIPPMDAEGVGRIAMFMDPSGAQVAIIRGSDR is encoded by the coding sequence ATGCTGACGACCACCTACGTCCAGGGCGCGCCGAACTGGCTCGACCTGGGAAGCCCCGACATCGAAGCGGCCGCCGCCTTCTACGGAGCCGTGTTCGGCTGGGAGCTCCAGAGCATGGGGCCCGAAGCCGGCGGGTACGGCTTCTTCCAACTGGACGGAAAGACCGTCGCCGCGGTCGGCCCGCTCACCGAGGAGGGCGCGACCTCCTCGTGGACGCCCTACTTCCAGACTGCCGACGCCGACGCCACGACCAAGGCCGTCGAGCAGGCGGGCGGCACCGTTCGCGTCCCGCCGGACGACGTTTTCACGGCAGGCCGGCTGGCGGCGTACACCGACCCGACCGGCGCCCAGTTCGCGGTCTGGCAGCCCGGCGACAACAAGGGCCTGGACGTGGTCACCGATGTGAACACGTTGAGCTGGACCGAGCTGTACACCACGGACGCGGCCGCAGCGAAGGACTTCTACCGCTCCGTGTTCTCCTGGGACTACGAGGACATGCCGTTCCCCGGCGTCACCTACAGCGTCGTCTCCCCGGCGGGCGGCGGCCAGGAGGCCACGCAGGGCGGCATCATGCAGCTTCAGAAGGAGAACCTGGACGCGGGCTCGGGCTCGGAGTGGCATCCGTACTTCGAAGTGGCCGACGTCGACGCCACCTTCGCCAAGGCCGCCGAGCGGGGCGCCACGACGCTCATCCCGCCGATGGACGCGGAGGGCGTGGGCCGCATTGCCATGTTCATGGACCCATCCGGTGCGCAGGTGGCCATCATTCGCGGCAGCGACCGCTGA
- a CDS encoding S8 family serine peptidase produces MAALPTAPVEKVIVTYKSKATEAKSNAAAAGDATAKGTETGESLSFERRLAGGAALVDLGGEASKKDLTEVMDAFRADASVASVEPDIRAYAMAVTPNDTEYTKQWDLFEATGGMNVPGAWDKTTGSGVTVAVIDTGYAAHSDVAANVVSGYDFISASADARDGNGRDSDAKDEGDWNATAGECGAGSTAGNSSWHGTHVAGTIGATANNSKGVAGIAYNAKIQPVRVLGKCGGSSSDIADAITWASGGTVPGIPANANPAKVINMSLGGASSTCPSVYQNAINGAVSRGTTVVVAAGNSNANASGFTPANCSGVINVASTSREGNRSFYSNFGSIIDVSAPGGETRRATDTPGTVTTPENGILSTLNSGATTQSTENYKPYQGTSMAAPHIAGLAALLKSAKSTLTPAEIEAAIKSNARPLPGTCSGGCGTGIADATKTVNAVTGTPGGTTFSSTADVTIGDLATVTSSIAVTGRTGNAPAALKVGVDIKHTWRGDLVIDLIAPDGTVRNLKASSSSDSADNVLATYTVDASSEVANGTWKLQVRDVAAGDTGYIDSWSLTF; encoded by the coding sequence ATGGCCGCGCTGCCCACCGCACCGGTCGAGAAGGTCATCGTCACCTACAAGTCCAAGGCGACAGAGGCCAAGTCCAACGCGGCCGCCGCGGGCGACGCAACGGCCAAGGGCACCGAGACCGGCGAGAGCCTGTCGTTCGAGCGCCGCCTGGCCGGCGGCGCGGCTCTGGTCGACCTGGGCGGCGAGGCGTCCAAGAAGGACCTCACCGAGGTCATGGACGCCTTCCGCGCCGACGCGTCGGTCGCGTCCGTCGAGCCCGACATCCGTGCCTACGCGATGGCGGTCACCCCGAACGACACCGAGTACACAAAGCAGTGGGACCTGTTCGAGGCGACCGGCGGCATGAACGTGCCCGGCGCCTGGGACAAGACCACCGGCAGCGGTGTCACGGTCGCCGTCATCGACACCGGCTACGCGGCCCACTCGGACGTGGCGGCCAATGTCGTATCCGGCTACGACTTCATCTCGGCCTCCGCGGACGCCCGTGACGGCAACGGCCGGGACAGCGACGCCAAGGACGAGGGCGACTGGAACGCCACCGCCGGCGAGTGCGGCGCCGGTTCCACGGCGGGCAACTCCTCCTGGCACGGCACGCATGTCGCGGGCACGATCGGGGCAACGGCCAACAACAGCAAGGGCGTTGCGGGTATCGCGTACAACGCGAAGATCCAGCCGGTCCGCGTGCTCGGCAAGTGCGGCGGCTCCTCGTCGGACATCGCCGACGCCATCACCTGGGCGTCCGGCGGCACCGTCCCGGGCATCCCGGCGAACGCGAACCCGGCCAAGGTCATCAACATGAGCCTCGGCGGCGCCAGCTCGACCTGCCCCAGCGTCTACCAGAACGCGATCAACGGCGCGGTGTCGCGCGGCACGACCGTCGTCGTCGCGGCCGGCAACAGCAACGCCAACGCTTCCGGATTCACCCCCGCCAACTGCTCGGGCGTCATCAACGTGGCGTCCACCAGCCGTGAGGGCAACCGTTCGTTCTACTCCAACTTCGGCAGCATCATCGACGTCTCCGCGCCCGGCGGCGAGACCCGCCGCGCCACCGACACCCCCGGCACCGTCACCACCCCCGAGAACGGCATCCTCTCCACGCTGAACTCCGGCGCCACCACCCAGTCGACGGAGAACTACAAGCCCTACCAGGGCACTTCGATGGCCGCCCCGCACATCGCCGGGCTCGCCGCCCTGCTGAAGTCGGCCAAGAGCACTCTGACCCCGGCCGAGATCGAGGCCGCGATCAAGAGCAACGCCAGGCCGCTTCCGGGAACGTGCAGCGGCGGCTGCGGCACCGGCATCGCCGACGCCACGAAGACCGTGAACGCCGTCACCGGCACCCCCGGCGGCACGACGTTCAGCAGCACGGCGGACGTGACGATCGGCGACCTCGCGACCGTCACCTCGTCGATCGCCGTCACCGGCCGTACCGGCAACGCCCCCGCCGCCCTCAAGGTCGGCGTGGACATCAAGCACACCTGGCGCGGCGACCTGGTCATCGACCTGATCGCCCCGGACGGCACGGTGCGCAATCTGAAGGCCTCCTCGTCCTCCGACAGCGCCGACAACGTCCTGGCGACGTACACCGTCGACGCGTCGAGCGAGGTCGCCAACGGCACCTGGAAGCTGCAGGTGCGCGACGTGGCAGCGGGTGACACCGGCTACATCGACTCCTGGAGTCTCACCTTCTAA